The following coding sequences are from one Gadus macrocephalus chromosome 3, ASM3116895v1 window:
- the LOC132454350 gene encoding titin-like isoform X3: MTSPSADSHASINATQNESGPIEASHPEPAFQEAQEWIEAVTGRSFGDKGFRSGLENGILLCELLSAIKPGLVKKINRLPTPIAGLDNLTVFLRGCEELGLNGSQLFDPGDLQDTSIRANLKDADCNRKLKNVLNTVFWLGKAANSCTSYSGPTLNLKEFEELLAQMRMGCEAMGDTGALTVRDSGYDCWDSERSESLSSPCHTRDNSLDSLDSFGSHSQQSPSPDVINRLNSDGRGSDSEADGKKPDVRRDDMLARRTASSESRAPVPFNQFLPNRTNATAYVPAPRRRAHGEEGEQRSQHSPVLAEGDSMASSGPRSKPLKTVTWARGDSVNEVDEEPTQQGPDLTQGDQDCSQEDQECTQEDQDCTQEGRDVSREVLEQKRLQRLQKAGIKVLPAAVRYSRVQEPSEEERHKDRGPSPDIILRRDNDFLSNHKATWDASSSSDDEGEEEARRKVPDVRKDDLASRRASRAALAPRVHQFLPAPVCSSRDRERWEGIRRASQQALQEKEPSERAAAVSDIITRKDNPFLNANPRAGEGEDEEDEEQGGMGGVKAVPNKVMDDLARRRALAKPRPHREGPMSFGSASMSQADKLKWERLRMAEPSDPGPAPACGAGRGRQVDGPPIGSAKAGRSRSKVVTFGGVTEIMQPREGEQSDTLRRLLAKATIAMPTIDLASRLREEERSQVNGSDPMLTPPPTPSDLRPWTPEATPTAAETDARFAQYAKAAQEEDEEEEEEEEEERMPNLQKDDMLARRTGAFSRRAAPYNHFLPLPASKRGTQGEVQTDAAPRGRKAVRAEWERRADPRGSPVRELPQESIRVPVETPPQQRAPDQAIARPSPRSDDDEDEEEQECVVLPDPEKDDMMARRTRAFNTQTAAGKKAPVNRFLPVPGSAVHRNVAPPLPVSNPPLQSRLKTAEKRNTDSRMAAESVEDPLIPPQKAPGRLPTRAGGEAEEQEKEVEEKKERRREGDATLPNTSAPLARQTATPPGGPPAGAPQGVGSLGGRQSSEGEAGVTEVKEVERGPVEMRSNGGEPREPQWMEDDDLPPMMMSRRVAYRSDDKESMSMGDMPTEEEAMGSVPPLNQSRFERTHETLHNFEEEDDGWQDNLARWKNRRRSASQELIKKEEERKRIEKRMKENGVDSGKRKSIKTYKEIVEEKEKREIDLCESYRRAQTPEEAAMVLQRYALRFTISDATLDSLKLPRSTSPNTTPADPHQTDQEPHPPPQSTHPPSETPEPPQLRPDPARMTAQHPKPQENEGEEGVPEARSSTTPPGSSAGPVGRSRPSLPPRPAPSELRPHQPPQGEPRGTPHTPPATGEAQPGQTKGFQPQPAREDQESAKTVRVHHVSPTPYPPSKPVPLLTAKPYCLPGSSHSARKSVLLDGLVRVNGNVKEESKLSSTPASSTSPLLENPASSVSPPHSTEEKGEDTASFSPPQSPKQEKEEPASVSPPPSTEEKKEPAPSSTRLSSQEEKKEPVSSFSPRHSPKPEVQKPATFSPPLSPHKEKEVAVSSFSPPQSPEREKEEPVPSFSPPLSPEQEKQDTVSSFSPPLSPKQQVEKPATFSPPLSPEQEKQDTVSSFSPPLSPKQEREEPVPSFSPPLSPEQEKQVAVSSFSPPLSPKQEREEPVPSFSPPLSPKQQVEKPATFSAPQSPHKEKEDPASEQTAADSQRTASDQPTTESRGSRSGSAMSALIGGRNCIITTTIVTELTQTVVEPIAMETDTDGSVNGTTERFDSSTEEKEPAPAALPLPSSLPLTPLSPFTPLSPLSPLSSLSPISPLPTNGQMYSPTISEGIQESCSTIETPMLNLAKRVNHWVWDPNEERKRQERWQREQERLLQEQYQKEQEKLKGEWERAQKEVEEEERRHNEEERRILDETATPLNPSGLAKPPRPAPEEEGSRPAQPNHQTLGRAAHAEPHIQRPTTANEDQHKSKLHFFQESSQDSEASRKHDLWKTSSLDRNTQLLQSNTVKRSGSDNTVAGSQQPPSSSSQPPSPSRCVSGKRLCSGCSQPLGKGAAMIIDTMGLFFHLPCFKCGVCSGQMGDTSTGTDVRIRNGHLTCNECYIATRGGGQPTTL; the protein is encoded by the exons AGATGCTGACTGCAACAGAAAACTCAAGAAT GTCCTGAATACAGTGTTCTGGCTGGGCAAAGCTGCTAACAGCTGCACCTCCTACAGTGGTCCTACTCTCAACCTCAAGGAGTTTGAAGAACTGCTGGCTCAAATGAGAATG gGCTGTGAAGCGATGGGTGACACTGGTGCCCTGACAGTGAGAGACAGTGGCTATGACTGCTGGGATTCTGAGCGGAGTGAGTCCCTCTCTTCACCTTGCCACACCCGAGACAACTCACTGGACAG TCTGGACTCCTTTGGTTCCCACTCTCAGCAAAGCCCTTCTCCTGATGTGATCAACAGACTCAACAGTGATG GGCGGGGCAGTGACTCGGAAGCGGATGGTAAGAAGCCAGATGTGCGCAGGGATGACATGTTGGCCCGGAGGACGGCCAGCAGCGAATCACGAGCCCCCGTTCCCTTCAACCAGTTCCTGCCCAACCGGACCAACGCCACCGCCTACGTcccggccccccgccgccgggcccacggcgaggagggggagcagcggAG TCAACACTCCCCCGTCTTAGCAGAAGGTGATAGTATGGCAAGTTCTGGCCCTCGATCCAAACCCCTGAAAACCGTCACATGGGCCCGGGGAGACAGCGTCAATGAGGTGGACGAGGAACCCACTCAGCAAGGTCCGGACCTGACCCAGGGAGACCAGGACTGTTCCCAGGAAGACCAGGAGTGCACCCAGGAAGACCAGGATTGCACCCAGGAAGGCCGGGATGTGAGCCGGGAAGTCTTAGAGCAGAAGAGGTTGCAGAGGCTTCAGAAGGCCGGGATAAAGGTCCTGCCTGCCGCCGTTCGCTACAGCAG GGTCCAAGAACCCTCGGAGGAGGAGCGCCACAAAGACAGGGGTCCGTCGCCCGACATCATCCTCCGGCGGGACAACGACTTCCTGTCCAATCACAAAGCCACGTGGGACGCGTCCTCCTCGTCCGACGacgagggcgaggaggaggcccGGAGGAAGGTTCCGGACGTGCGCAAGGACGACCTGGCGTCGCGGCGGGCCTCCCGCGCGGCCCTGGCTCCCAGGGTGCACCAGTTCTTGCCGGCGCCGgtctgcagcagcagggacCGGGAGCGCTGGGAGGGCATCCGGCGAGCCTCCCAGCAGgccctgcaggagaaggagccCAG TGAGAGGGCGGCGGCTGTCTCTGACATCATCACGCGAAAAGACAACCCCTTCCTGAACGCCAACCCGCGGGCGGGGGAaggggaagacgaggaggatgaggagcaggggggaATGGGAGGAGTTAAGGCGGTGCCCAATAAGGTGATGGATGACCTGGCTCGGAGGCGGGCTCTGGCAAAGCCCCGCCCCCATAGGGAGGGACCAATGAGCTTCGGGTCTGCCTCGATGAGCCAGGCAGACAAGCTGAAGTGGGAGAGACTCAGAATGGCTGAACCAAG TGATCCCGGCCCCGCCCCGGCGTGCGGGGCCGGGCGGGGCCGCCAG GTGGACGGTCCCCCCATCGGCTCGGCCAAGGCCGGACGCAGCCGTAGCAAAGTGGTGACCTTTGGTGGAGTGACTGAGATCATGCAGCCCAGGGAAGGGGAACAGTCAGACACGCTTAGGCGGCTTCTCGCCAAGGCAACCATTGCTATGCCTACTATTGACCTGGCCTCCCGGCTAAGGGAGGAGGAACGCAG CCAGGTCAACGGATCCGACCCCATGCTAactccgccccccaccccctctgacCTCCGACCCTGGACCCCCGAGGCCACGCCCACCGCGGCTGAGACGGACGCACGCTTCGCTCAGTATGCGAAGGCGGCGCAAGaggaagacgaagaggaggaggaggaggaggaggaggagaggatgcccAACCTGCAGAAGGACGACATGCTGGCCCGGAGGACGGGGGCGTTCAGCCGCCGCGCCGCCCCGTACAACCACTTCCTGCCCCTGCCGGCGTCCAAGCGCGGCACGCAGGGGGAGGTGCAGACGGACGCCGCGCCGCGGGGCAGGAAGGCCGTGAGGGCCGAGTGGGAGAGGAGGGCGGATCCCAG AGGGTCCCCTGTGAGAGAGTTGCCGCAGGAGAGCATCCGGGTTCCCGTGGAAACGCCTCCCCAGCAGCGGGCACCGGACCAAGCCATCGCCCGGCCGTCCCCACGTAGTGACGACgatgaggacgaggaagagCAGGAGTGCGTGGTGCTCCCCGACCCGGAGAAGGACGATATGATGGCGAGAAGAACCCGAGCGTTTAACACACAAACTGCCGCGGGGAAGAAAGCGCCAGTCAATCGATTCTTGCCGGTGCCTGGGTCCGCTGTACATAGAAACGTTGCGCCGCCTTTGCCCGTGTCGAATCCCCCGCTGCAGAGCAGACTGAAAACAGCAGAgaagagaaacacagacag CAGAATGGCTGCTGAGTCAGTAGAAGATCCACTCATACCTCCTCAGAAAGCCCCCGGCAGATTGCCCACACGGGCcgggggggaggcagaggagcaggagaaagaggtggaggaaaagaaagagagacgtcGAGAAGGAGACGCGACGCTTCCTAATACCTCCGCCCCCCTCGCCCGTCAAACCGCCACCCCCCCGGGAGGCCCTCCCGCTGGGGCTCCTCAGGGTGTGGGGTCCCTGGGGGGCCGGCAGAGCTctgagggggaggcgggggtgaccgaggtgaaggaggtggaaCGAGGGCCCGTGGAGATGCGTAGCAATGGGGGGGAGCCCCGCGAACCGCAGTGGATGGAGGATGATGATCTGCCCCCGATGAT GATGAGTCGACGGGTTGCTTATAGGTCTGATGACAAAGA GAGCATGAGTATGGGTGACATGCcgacggaggaggaggccatGGGGTCCGTGCCCCCGCTGAACCAGTCCCGCTTCGAGCGGACGCACGAGACGCTACACAACttcgaggaggaggacgacggttGGCAGGAC AATCTGGCCCGCTGGAAGAACCGCCGCCGCAGCGCCTCCCAGGAGCTGatcaagaaggaggaggagaggaagaggatcgAGAAGAGGATGAAGGAGAACGGGGTGGACAGCGGCAAGCGGAAGAGCATCAAGACCTACAAAGAGATCGTGGAGGAGAA GGAGAAGCGGGAGATAGACCTGTGTGAGTCCTACCGGAGAGCCCAGACCCCAGAGGAGGCCGCCATGGTGCTTCAGCGCTACGCCCTTCGCTTCACCATCAGCGACGCCACCCTGGACAGCCTGAAGCTGCCCCGATCCACCTCCCCGAACACCACGCCCGCTGACCCGCACCAGACGGACCAGgagccccaccccccaccacagaGCACACACCCTCCCTCTGAGACCCCAGAACCTCCGCAGCTCCGACCGGATCCCGCTCGGATGACGGCGCAGCACCCGAAACCCCAGGAGAacgaaggggaggagggagtcCCGGAGGCCCGGTCCTCCACGACCCCACCGGGTTCCTCGGCCGGTCCCGTCGGTCGGTCGCGACCGTCTCTGCCGCCGCGTCCGGCGCCTTCAGAACTACGACCGCATCAGCCCCCCCAGGGAGAGCCCAGGGGGACACCGCACACGCCGCCGGCCACCGGAGAGGCCCAGCCGGGACAAACCAAAGGGTTCCAGCCTCAACCGGCGAGGGAAGATCAAGAATCTGCAAAGACTGTACGCGTCCACCATGTCTCCCCTACACCCTACCCGCCGTCCAAACCCGTGCCCCTGCTCACAGCCAAACCCTACTGCCTTCCCGGGAGCAGCCACAGCGCTCGCAAGTCTGTTCTG TTGGACGGCCTTGTGCGAGTGAATGGAAACGTGAAAGAGGAGTCTAAATTGTCGTCCAcccctgcctcctccacctctcctctcctggagAATCCTGCTTCCTCCGTCTCACCTCCACACTccacggaggagaaaggggaggatactgcctccttctctcccccacagTCCCcaaagcaggagaaggaggagcctgcctctgtctctcctccaccctccacagaggagaagaaagagccGGCTCCCTCTTCTACACGTCTTTCGTCTCAAGAGGAAAAGAAGGAAcctgtctcctccttctctcctcgaCACTCCCCAAAGCCGGAGGTGCAGAAGCCTGCCACCTTCTCTCCCCCACTGTCCCCACATAAGGAAAAGGAGGTCgctgtctcctccttctctcccccacagTCCCCAGAGCGGGAGAAAGAGGAACctgtcccctccttctctcccccactgTCCCCAGAGCAGGAGAAGCAGGAcactgtctcctccttctctcccccactgTCCCCAAAGCAGCAGGTGGAGAAGCCTGCCACCTTCTCTCCCCCACTGTCCCCAGAGCAGGAGAAGCAGGAcactgtctcctccttctctcccccactgtccccaaagcaggagagagaggaacctgtcccctccttctctcccccactgTCCCCAGAGCAGGAGAAGCAGGTCgctgtctcctccttctctcccccactgtccccaaagcaggagagagaggaacctgtcccctccttctctcccccactgTCCCCAAAGCAGCAGGTGGAGAAGCCTGCCACCTTCTCTGCCCCACAGTCCCCACATAAGGAGAAGGAAGACCCTGCTTCAGAGCAGACAGCAGCAGACAGCCAGAGAACCGCTTCAGACCAGCCGACAACGGAGAGCCGAGGCTCCCGTTCCGGGTCGGCCATGAGCGCTCTGATTGGAGGAAGGAActgcatcatcaccaccactattGTGACGGAGCTCACGCAGACTGTAGTGGAGCCCATCGCCATGGAGACCGATACTGATGGATCG GTCAATGGCACCACGGAGCGATTTGACTCATCAACAGAAGAGAAAGAGCCTGCACCAGCTGCTCTACCCTTACCTTCATCGTTGCCATTGACACCATTATCCCCATTTACACCATTATCACCCTTATCACCGTTATCCTCATTATCACCAATATCACCATTACCCACCAACGGGCAGATGTATTCTCCAACTATATCAG AGGGCATCCAAGAGAGCTGCTCAACT ATTGAGACCCCCATGTTGAACTTGGCTAAGCGTGTTAATCACTGGGTCTGGGACCCCAATGAGGAGCGTAAGCGGCAGGAGAGGTGGCAGCGGGAGCAGGAGCGCCTCCTTCAG GAGCAGTACCAGAAAGAACAAGAGAAACTGAAGGGGGAGTGGGAAAGAGCtcaaaaagaggtggaggaggaggagaggagacacaaCGAAGAG GAACGGAGGATTCTGGATGAAACTGCGACGCCTCTTAATCCTTCTGGCCTGGCCAAGCCGCCCCGCCCGGCTCCAGAGGAGGAGGGCTCCAGACCGGCCCAGCCCAACCACCAGACCCTGGGAAGGGCTGCACACGCAGAGCCCCACATCCAGAGACCCACCACCGCTAACGAAGATCAGCACAAATCAAAGCTCCATTTCTTCCAGG AGTCATCTCAGGATAGCGAGGCGTCGAGGAAACACGACCTGTGGAAGACCTCTTCCTTGGACCGCAACACCCAGCTCCTTCAGTCCAACACAGTGAagag GTCAGGCTCTGACAACACAGTGGCCGGATCACAGCAgcctccatcttcctcctcacagcctccttcacccagcag atgtgtcaGTGGGAAGAGGTTGTGCTCTGGATGTTCTCAGCCTCTGGGGAAAGGAGCGGCCATGATCATTGACACCATGGGACTGTTCTTTCACTTGCCGTGtttcaag TGTGGCGTGTGCAGTGGCCAGATGGGGGACACCAGCACTGGGACCGATGTCCGGATCCGCAATGGACATCTGACCTGTAACGAGTGCTACATCGCCACTCGTG GTGGAGGTCAGCCCACAACACTATGA